In Streptomyces nojiriensis, one genomic interval encodes:
- a CDS encoding type I polyketide synthase, which produces MRDAERRGPRPTDAAIVGMGAVFPGAADLAAYRRNLLAGTDCVGEVPPERWDPEVYYDPRGATGPGAGDRFYCRRGGFVDGLATFDPTRFGIMPAAVEGAEPDQLLALHATAEAIADAGGEARLPADRSRIGVVLGRGGFMGVATARLDQRVRTAHQLAQTLRELAPELGERRIAAVRSAFQDALGPERPDASIGLVPSFTAARTANRLDFRGPAYTLDAACASSLLAVDQAVGLLAAGRCDAVVAGAVHHCHIATLWSVFTQLRALSPSERIRPFDRRADGTLLSEGTGVVLLKRLVDAERDGDRVYAVIRGTGVAGDGRAASLMSPLVAGQVQALERAWREAGLDPRAPGALGLLEAHGTGTPVGDAAELDTLAQVFGPPGPGDGPGIGFGSVKSMLGHTMQASGMAGLIKAALAVYEGVLPPTLHLEEPHPDLARTRMRPVGAAEPWERGPQPRRAGVDAFGFGGINAHVVLEEAPTASRPAPVRRFLPLGSPAVPVGPAAGGGVLLIGADTPAQLSARLASAVPVSGGDGPCRVAVVGPTPQRLALAAKVVARGRPWRGRGDVWFAPEPLGGRVAFLFPGLEPEFAPVVDDVAERFGLAAPRLTRGGSLVERALDAIATGRFFARVLPELGVEADVLAGHSLGEWAAMVAAGMYPQEAADTFLGCLRPRDLRVPDLVYAALGCGAERARAALHDLDRVVVSHDNCPHQSVICGDPAQVAAAVARLRGDGVLGQELPFRSGFHTPMWEPYLGQVRAAFDRLPLRPGSLPVWSATTCAPFPSAPGDVRDLVVRHLLEPVRFRELILRLYEEEGVRGFVTLGPGSLPGFVEDTLRERPHLSVSTSAPRLPGLSALRRTCAALWAEGHAPRWGLLAEAAPAAGSTPRPGPAAPQPAPAGPGLRVPLRLGSPLVRLSETARTSLSGLLAPGPAPARPAGPAAPLSAPAGAARPVLLSALDAVLADAGSAARAVTEAWSAAGPPKAPLPPSAPAPTPAPPPARDLGGSGRAEGKQLLRLSLAALPYVRDHCVYLQPDGWPEDSDRFPVVPMTTMLELAAGAARRHAPPGLAVVGYEDVRALRWLAVEPAVDVEVTVRGDGPGRMRVGLGEYASVVVLLGERYGQPPAPDGTPLRDAAPAPVSAEALYRDRWMFHGPRFAGVHEVRSVGSDGIRGVLRALPDPGALLDAAGQLFGHWMQLRLPVDRLVFPATVDRIRFYGPPPAPRELVTATARIRAVQDVTVRGDVELRGAGGGVWARIEGWTYRRFGADERVWPMKFTPEVCGIGEPRPEGWCLARRRWNDPASQELVMRRYLGAAERAAYERLAPRARAPWLLGRIAAKDALRQLLWDGGAGPVFPAEVPIGSDPAGRPVAGAPLTGGFRLSIAHKDRLAVALAHPARPVGIDVEQVTADPDALIRIALGPGELGLAEGLAAREGTGLPAALTALWCAKEAAAKAAGTGLGGRPRDWRVAGDPDSGALLVTSPEGDPYPVRTTPLTTPLTDPLTDPVPDHVVAWTADLAAPSPVPVPLPLTEARHGN; this is translated from the coding sequence ATGCGTGACGCGGAGCGGCGCGGCCCGCGCCCGACCGATGCCGCGATCGTGGGGATGGGCGCGGTCTTCCCCGGCGCCGCCGACCTGGCCGCGTACCGGCGCAATCTGCTCGCCGGTACCGACTGCGTCGGCGAGGTCCCGCCGGAGCGCTGGGACCCCGAGGTGTACTACGACCCGCGGGGCGCCACCGGGCCGGGGGCGGGCGACCGGTTCTACTGCCGTCGCGGCGGCTTCGTCGACGGTCTGGCCACCTTCGACCCGACCCGGTTCGGGATCATGCCGGCCGCCGTGGAGGGGGCCGAGCCGGACCAGCTGCTGGCCCTGCACGCGACGGCCGAGGCGATCGCCGACGCGGGCGGCGAGGCCCGGCTGCCCGCCGACCGGTCGCGGATCGGGGTGGTGCTGGGGCGCGGCGGGTTCATGGGGGTGGCCACCGCGCGGCTCGACCAACGGGTGCGTACCGCACACCAGTTGGCGCAGACCCTGCGGGAGCTGGCGCCGGAGCTGGGTGAGCGGCGGATCGCGGCGGTGCGCTCCGCGTTCCAGGACGCGCTGGGGCCGGAGCGGCCGGACGCGTCGATCGGGCTGGTGCCGAGCTTCACCGCCGCCCGGACCGCGAACCGGCTGGATTTCCGCGGGCCCGCCTACACCCTGGACGCGGCCTGCGCCTCCTCCCTGCTGGCGGTGGACCAGGCGGTGGGGCTGCTGGCCGCCGGGCGCTGCGACGCGGTGGTCGCCGGGGCGGTCCACCACTGTCACATCGCGACGCTGTGGAGCGTGTTCACGCAGCTGCGGGCGCTCAGCCCGAGCGAGCGGATCCGGCCCTTCGACCGCCGGGCCGACGGAACCCTGCTGTCCGAGGGCACCGGGGTGGTGCTGCTGAAGCGGCTGGTGGACGCGGAGCGCGACGGCGACCGCGTGTACGCGGTGATCCGCGGCACGGGTGTGGCCGGGGACGGCCGTGCGGCGAGCCTGATGAGCCCGCTGGTCGCGGGCCAGGTACAGGCTCTGGAACGGGCCTGGCGGGAGGCCGGGCTGGATCCGCGGGCGCCGGGGGCGCTGGGCCTGCTGGAGGCGCACGGCACGGGCACCCCGGTCGGGGACGCGGCCGAACTGGACACCCTGGCGCAGGTGTTCGGCCCACCCGGGCCGGGTGACGGACCGGGGATCGGCTTCGGCTCGGTGAAGTCGATGCTCGGGCACACCATGCAGGCCTCGGGCATGGCCGGGCTGATCAAGGCCGCGCTCGCCGTGTACGAGGGGGTGCTGCCGCCGACGCTGCACCTCGAGGAGCCGCACCCGGACCTGGCCCGGACCCGGATGCGGCCGGTGGGCGCGGCCGAGCCGTGGGAGCGCGGGCCGCAGCCGCGCCGGGCCGGGGTCGACGCGTTCGGCTTCGGCGGGATCAACGCCCATGTGGTGCTGGAGGAGGCTCCGACGGCCTCGCGCCCGGCTCCGGTGCGCCGGTTCCTGCCGCTGGGAAGCCCGGCCGTGCCGGTGGGGCCGGCCGCGGGAGGCGGCGTACTCCTCATCGGTGCGGACACCCCGGCGCAGCTGTCGGCCCGGCTGGCGTCCGCCGTCCCGGTGTCCGGCGGTGACGGACCCTGCCGGGTCGCGGTGGTCGGGCCCACGCCCCAGCGGCTCGCGCTGGCCGCCAAGGTGGTGGCGCGCGGCCGGCCGTGGCGGGGGCGCGGGGACGTGTGGTTCGCCCCGGAGCCGCTGGGCGGCCGGGTGGCGTTCCTGTTCCCGGGCCTGGAGCCGGAGTTCGCGCCCGTGGTGGACGACGTGGCGGAGCGGTTCGGGCTTGCGGCTCCCCGGCTGACCCGTGGCGGGTCCCTCGTGGAGCGGGCCCTCGACGCGATCGCCACGGGCCGCTTCTTCGCCCGCGTCCTGCCCGAACTGGGCGTCGAGGCCGATGTGCTGGCGGGTCACAGCCTGGGCGAGTGGGCGGCGATGGTGGCCGCCGGCATGTACCCGCAGGAGGCGGCCGACACCTTCCTCGGCTGCCTGCGACCGAGGGACCTCCGGGTCCCCGACCTCGTGTACGCGGCGCTGGGCTGCGGCGCGGAGCGGGCCCGGGCCGCGCTCCACGACCTGGACCGGGTGGTGGTCAGCCACGACAACTGCCCCCACCAGTCCGTGATCTGCGGGGATCCGGCACAAGTGGCCGCCGCCGTGGCGCGGTTGCGCGGGGACGGGGTGCTCGGTCAGGAGCTGCCGTTCCGTTCGGGTTTCCACACCCCGATGTGGGAGCCGTACCTCGGGCAGGTCCGCGCCGCCTTCGACCGGCTGCCGCTGCGGCCCGGGTCGCTCCCGGTGTGGTCGGCCACCACGTGCGCGCCGTTCCCGTCCGCGCCGGGGGACGTCCGCGACCTGGTCGTACGGCACCTGCTGGAGCCGGTCCGCTTCCGCGAGCTGATCCTGCGGCTGTACGAGGAGGAGGGCGTGCGCGGCTTCGTCACGCTGGGCCCGGGCAGCCTGCCGGGCTTCGTCGAGGACACCTTGCGCGAGCGCCCGCACCTCTCGGTCTCCACCTCCGCCCCGCGCCTGCCGGGCCTGTCGGCGCTCCGCCGCACGTGCGCCGCGCTCTGGGCCGAGGGGCACGCGCCGCGCTGGGGGCTCCTGGCCGAGGCGGCCCCGGCGGCCGGTTCGACGCCGCGCCCCGGCCCGGCCGCGCCGCAGCCGGCACCCGCCGGACCGGGACTCCGCGTGCCCCTGCGGCTGGGGTCCCCGCTGGTCCGCCTGAGCGAGACGGCCCGCACCTCCCTGAGCGGCCTTCTCGCTCCGGGCCCGGCCCCTGCCCGGCCCGCGGGACCTGCGGCACCCCTGTCCGCTCCGGCCGGAGCGGCCCGCCCGGTACTGCTGTCCGCCCTGGACGCGGTACTGGCCGACGCGGGCTCGGCCGCCCGGGCCGTGACCGAGGCCTGGTCGGCCGCAGGACCGCCGAAGGCGCCGCTGCCGCCGTCGGCACCGGCACCGACGCCGGCCCCGCCGCCCGCCCGGGACCTCGGCGGTTCGGGAAGGGCCGAGGGGAAGCAGCTCCTGCGGCTGTCCCTCGCCGCGCTCCCCTACGTACGGGACCACTGCGTGTACCTCCAGCCCGACGGCTGGCCGGAGGACTCCGACCGGTTCCCCGTCGTGCCCATGACCACCATGCTGGAGCTGGCGGCCGGGGCCGCCCGGCGGCACGCCCCGCCCGGCCTCGCCGTCGTCGGGTACGAGGACGTACGGGCCCTGCGGTGGCTGGCGGTCGAGCCGGCCGTCGACGTCGAGGTCACCGTCCGCGGCGACGGGCCGGGCCGGATGCGGGTCGGCCTCGGGGAGTACGCCTCGGTGGTCGTGCTGCTCGGCGAGCGGTACGGGCAGCCGCCCGCGCCCGACGGCACGCCGCTGCGCGACGCCGCCCCCGCCCCGGTCAGCGCCGAGGCCCTGTACCGGGACCGGTGGATGTTCCACGGCCCGCGCTTCGCCGGGGTGCACGAGGTGCGGTCCGTCGGCTCGGACGGCATCCGGGGCGTCCTGCGGGCCCTGCCCGACCCGGGGGCGCTGCTCGACGCCGCCGGGCAGCTCTTCGGGCACTGGATGCAGCTGCGCCTGCCGGTCGACCGGCTGGTGTTCCCGGCCACCGTCGACCGCATCCGGTTCTACGGGCCCCCGCCCGCTCCGCGGGAGCTGGTGACCGCCACGGCCCGGATCCGCGCGGTGCAGGACGTCACCGTGCGCGGTGACGTCGAGCTGCGCGGGGCGGGCGGCGGGGTGTGGGCCCGGATCGAGGGGTGGACGTACCGCCGGTTCGGCGCCGACGAGCGGGTCTGGCCGATGAAGTTCACCCCGGAGGTGTGCGGGATCGGCGAGCCCCGGCCCGAGGGCTGGTGCCTGGCCCGGCGCCGCTGGAACGATCCCGCCTCGCAGGAACTGGTGATGCGCCGCTACCTCGGCGCCGCCGAGCGGGCGGCCTACGAGCGGCTGGCGCCGCGCGCCAGGGCGCCCTGGCTGCTGGGCCGGATCGCGGCCAAGGACGCGCTGCGGCAGCTTCTGTGGGACGGCGGGGCCGGGCCGGTGTTCCCCGCGGAGGTGCCGATCGGCAGCGACCCGGCGGGCCGGCCGGTGGCCGGGGCGCCGCTGACCGGCGGCTTCCGGCTGTCGATCGCCCACAAGGACCGGCTCGCGGTCGCGCTGGCCCACCCGGCCCGGCCGGTCGGCATCGACGTGGAGCAGGTGACCGCGGACCCGGACGCGCTGATCCGGATCGCCCTCGGGCCGGGCGAACTGGGCCTCGCCGAGGGGCTGGCCGCCCGCGAGGGCACCGGCCTGCCCGCCGCGCTCACCGCCCTGTGGTGCGCCAAGGAGGCGGCGGCCAAGGCGGCCGGGACCGGGCTGGGCGGCCGGCCGCGGGACTGGCGGGTGGCCGGGGACCCGGATTCCGGCGCGCTGCTCGTGACCTCCCCCGAGGGGGACCCGTACCCGGTCCGCACCACACCGCTCACCACACCGCTCACCGACCCGCTCACCGACCCCGTGCCCGATCACGTCGTCGCCTGGACCGCCGACCTCGCGGCGCCCTCCCCCGTACCCGTCCCTCTTCCCCTCACGGAGGCCCGTCATGGCAACTGA